The following are from one region of the Rhodopirellula sp. P2 genome:
- a CDS encoding IS91 family transposase, which translates to MPTVAEALRQFAPAYLQQHADSISIAEDKVLGAITRCRTGALGGVHYQCGGCGSDHWVGRSCGNRHCPNCGHEKTQAWIETQSAKLMPVHHFLVTFTVPREIGLVLRVHQRDGYRCLFDAGSQSIRDVGAATKSLKGCQLGFFGVLHTWGRDPAVYHPHVHYVVPGGGVKLDEQGNAESWQSTPENFLFHHGTLIRVYKAKLADELRAAGLYDQVDRETWTKDFVVDIQAVGHGVPTLKYLAPYIHRVAINDSRIIDVNSETVTYQIRRKRNVVQSKEVAGEDFVGNFLQHVLPTNFMKIRHYGWMSGNSKVKVEEVKWLVWLMLGWTFWLGSGYAPQDEPLTVPMKCRLCGGIMRAIEVSYTSLSSQGIRPEHGLTYYDSG; encoded by the coding sequence ATGCCCACGGTTGCGGAGGCTCTTCGCCAATTCGCACCGGCATACCTGCAGCAACACGCCGATTCGATCTCGATCGCCGAAGACAAAGTTCTTGGCGCGATCACTCGTTGTCGCACCGGTGCACTGGGTGGTGTTCACTACCAGTGCGGCGGTTGCGGAAGCGATCACTGGGTCGGACGTTCGTGTGGCAATCGACACTGTCCAAACTGCGGTCACGAGAAGACGCAGGCTTGGATTGAAACGCAGTCTGCCAAGCTGATGCCGGTTCATCACTTCTTGGTCACTTTCACTGTGCCCCGGGAGATCGGCTTGGTGCTGCGCGTTCACCAACGTGACGGCTACCGATGCTTGTTCGATGCCGGCAGTCAGAGCATTCGCGATGTGGGCGCGGCAACCAAGAGTCTGAAAGGATGTCAGCTTGGGTTCTTCGGCGTGCTTCATACTTGGGGGCGAGACCCGGCGGTCTATCATCCGCACGTTCACTATGTCGTTCCTGGCGGCGGAGTGAAACTGGATGAGCAAGGCAATGCCGAATCATGGCAGAGCACACCGGAGAACTTCTTGTTCCATCACGGCACGCTGATCCGCGTCTACAAAGCGAAGCTGGCCGATGAGCTTCGTGCCGCTGGGCTGTATGACCAAGTCGATCGCGAGACTTGGACGAAAGACTTCGTCGTCGACATCCAGGCGGTCGGGCACGGCGTTCCAACGCTGAAGTACCTGGCACCGTACATCCATCGAGTCGCGATCAACGACAGCCGGATCATCGATGTCAACTCAGAAACGGTGACGTACCAAATTCGTCGCAAAAGAAACGTGGTTCAGAGCAAAGAGGTTGCCGGCGAAGACTTCGTGGGCAACTTCTTGCAGCACGTGTTGCCGACGAACTTCATGAAGATCCGTCATTACGGATGGATGAGCGGGAACAGCAAGGTGAAAGTGGAGGAGGTGAAGTGGTTGGTCTGGCTGATGCTTGGCTGGACGTTCTGGCTGGGCAGCGGCTACGCGCCACAGGATGAACCACTGACCGTGCCGATGAAGTGTCGCCTGTGCGGCGGGATCATGCGAGCGATTGAGGTCAGCTACACATCGTTGTCGTCGCAGGGCATCCGTCCCGAGCATGGGCTGACTTACTACGACAGTGGGTAA
- a CDS encoding tyrosine-type recombinase/integrase, producing MERKRDGLLEASFQEELFAGNSSATPPEKETKMSKFSSNDSQDVPGSHFPESLRLRLSEDLHLTGKAKRTHDGYIRAVRQLSDFAGCSPDQVNEQHVRQFFLHLKNDRNFAYGSLRVAFSGIKFFFTHTCKRDWEIIKMLKLQNITTLPEVLTIEQVHELIGSATTRRMFVYFWTVYSLGLRLNEALHLQVSDIDAQRGWVHVHRGKGAKDRYVPLPTTTVRLLRSYWASHRHPRLLFPADGRNHSLAKDGVSQATTPMSETAVQGAMKQITKNLRFGKKVSIHTLRHSYATHLLEAGVGLKVIQKYLGHSSLQTTLVYLHLTDTAEANARQEIERLFGRLPGSGE from the coding sequence GTGGAACGGAAGCGTGACGGATTATTGGAAGCATCCTTTCAGGAGGAGCTGTTCGCTGGGAACAGCTCAGCAACTCCTCCTGAAAAGGAAACCAAGATGTCCAAGTTTAGCTCAAACGATTCGCAAGATGTACCTGGATCCCACTTCCCTGAAAGTCTTCGCCTGAGACTCTCTGAAGACTTGCACCTGACCGGCAAGGCCAAACGAACTCACGATGGCTACATCCGAGCGGTCAGGCAGCTCTCTGATTTCGCCGGCTGCAGTCCCGACCAGGTGAACGAGCAGCATGTGCGGCAGTTCTTCTTGCACCTGAAAAACGATCGCAACTTTGCTTATGGATCACTCCGCGTGGCATTCTCGGGCATCAAGTTCTTCTTCACGCACACCTGCAAGCGTGACTGGGAAATCATCAAGATGCTCAAGCTCCAGAACATCACCACGTTGCCGGAGGTGCTGACGATCGAGCAGGTTCATGAACTGATCGGCTCGGCGACCACGCGGCGAATGTTCGTCTATTTCTGGACCGTCTATTCGCTGGGACTGCGGCTCAATGAAGCACTGCATCTGCAGGTCAGTGACATCGACGCCCAGCGAGGCTGGGTCCATGTCCATCGTGGCAAGGGAGCCAAGGACCGGTATGTCCCGCTGCCGACGACGACCGTTCGACTTCTGCGAAGCTACTGGGCAAGTCACCGGCACCCACGCCTGCTGTTTCCGGCAGATGGCCGAAACCACAGCCTTGCCAAAGACGGCGTCAGCCAAGCGACGACTCCGATGAGCGAAACGGCCGTTCAAGGAGCGATGAAGCAGATCACAAAGAACCTCCGCTTTGGCAAGAAGGTCAGCATCCATACGCTGCGTCATTCCTATGCAACGCACTTGCTCGAAGCGGGCGTGGGACTGAAGGTGATTCAAAAGTACTTGGGGCATTCGTCGCTGCAGACCACCTTGGTCTATCTGCATCTGACTGACACCGCTGAGGCGAACGCTCGTCAAGAAATCGAAAGGCTGTTCGGTAGGCTGCCTGGCAGCGGCGAGTAA